From one Desulfurobacterium thermolithotrophum DSM 11699 genomic stretch:
- a CDS encoding peptidylprolyl isomerase — MKRLLVFFLVMVLLTLPSYAKIVDYIVAVVNGEPILYSELLDYAKTNRINNLKAARDSLIERKILLTEAKSEGLAVSDEELNRALENFIKNSGFKSKEEFEKALKKEGLTLEEVKEKLKEQLLVAKLIGRNVKSKIRVSDIEVEKVCKEKKKKPVREVYYIYVKDKQKANRIMEILDSGIPFEKVAKEYSEDKATAQNGGYLGKVTKGSLIKPLDIAVWSTKPKTYKLVETKGGYYIIYVKKEEIEKCDKNRIREELYVKKFQKALKDYIDSLKSKASVKVYL; from the coding sequence ATGAAAAGGCTTCTTGTTTTTTTCTTAGTGATGGTTTTATTAACTCTTCCTTCTTATGCAAAAATCGTTGATTACATTGTTGCAGTAGTTAATGGAGAACCTATTCTTTACAGCGAACTTTTAGATTATGCAAAAACTAACAGAATAAATAACCTAAAAGCTGCAAGAGATTCTCTCATAGAAAGGAAAATACTTCTTACCGAAGCTAAGTCTGAAGGTTTAGCGGTTTCTGATGAGGAGCTTAATAGAGCTCTTGAAAACTTCATTAAAAATAGCGGATTCAAGTCTAAGGAAGAATTTGAGAAAGCTCTTAAGAAAGAGGGCTTAACGTTAGAAGAAGTAAAAGAAAAACTAAAAGAACAGCTATTAGTTGCAAAGTTAATTGGAAGAAATGTTAAGTCAAAAATTCGCGTTAGCGACATTGAAGTAGAAAAGGTTTGTAAAGAAAAGAAGAAAAAGCCTGTAAGAGAAGTTTACTACATTTACGTTAAAGATAAACAAAAGGCTAATAGGATTATGGAAATCCTTGATTCGGGTATTCCTTTTGAGAAAGTTGCGAAAGAGTACTCAGAAGATAAAGCAACTGCCCAAAACGGAGGATATCTTGGAAAAGTAACAAAGGGTTCTCTTATAAAACCTCTTGATATTGCTGTATGGTCAACAAAGCCAAAAACGTATAAGCTTGTTGAGACAAAAGGAGGCTATTACATTATCTACGTCAAGAAAGAAGAAATAGAAAAGTGTGATAAGAATAGAATAAGAGAAGAGCTCTATGTGAAAAAGTTTCAAAAGGCTTTAAAAGATTACATAGATTCTTTAAAGTCAAAAGCTAGTGTTAAAGTTTATCTTTAA
- a CDS encoding methylenetetrahydrofolate reductase C-terminal domain-containing protein: MVVVRLKPLEEILETLKGFKRVFIFGCELGSSRCKNGGLKEAKNLGEELEKFGFKVTGIRSPGGTCVLERIASPERNLLKEAEESSDVILSLACGAGTQLIAENVDIPVLTGVSTIFIGAERKGKYFDEYCIACGDCIISKTGGICPVARCPKSLTAGPCGGAIDGKCEIDPSMPCIWYTIAQRLEKLNQPDVLLKLKTPMRDYRKSIYPRRFVVED, encoded by the coding sequence TTGGTTGTAGTAAGACTCAAACCTCTTGAAGAAATTCTTGAAACTTTGAAAGGTTTTAAAAGAGTTTTTATTTTCGGTTGTGAGTTAGGTTCTAGTAGATGTAAAAATGGAGGATTGAAAGAAGCAAAAAATTTAGGTGAAGAATTGGAGAAGTTTGGATTTAAGGTAACAGGAATCAGAAGTCCTGGGGGAACATGTGTTCTTGAAAGAATTGCATCACCAGAAAGAAATCTCTTAAAAGAGGCTGAAGAGAGTTCTGATGTAATACTTTCTCTTGCTTGTGGGGCAGGTACACAGCTTATTGCAGAGAATGTTGATATACCAGTTTTAACAGGAGTCAGTACCATTTTTATAGGTGCAGAAAGGAAAGGAAAATACTTTGACGAATATTGCATTGCCTGTGGAGACTGTATCATATCTAAGACTGGTGGAATATGTCCCGTAGCAAGGTGTCCAAAATCTCTTACTGCTGGGCCATGTGGTGGTGCAATAGATGGAAAATGTGAAATTGATCCATCTATGCCTTGTATCTGGTATACAATTGCTCAGCGTTTAGAAAAACTAAATCAGCCTGATGTCCTTCTAAAGCTCAAAACACCTATGAGAGACTATAGAAAATCCATATATCCCAGGAGATTTGTTGTGGAGGATTAA
- a CDS encoding methylenetetrahydrofolate reductase translates to MSFSKKIKNGKFIITAEVAPPRGIEWKTVIESIEPLKGKVDAFNVTDNQRSMVRMSSLAMSKLLLDSGFEPIFQLTCRDRNRIALQSELLGAAALGIKNVCLMTGDFTTLGDQPDAKPVFDIDSIHLIQTAKKLESGVLLNGKELKGVPNFTVGAVYNPFAGPKVLQVWKLRKKIEAGAEFIQTQPVYDVRVAKDVHDLIESLGAIPIIGLLPIKSLKMANFMKKLNPTSIPNRLIEGLERANNPAQYGWDYVIDIAHAIAEFGKGIHFMLVGKTAELAAFIDYLRNNSPYNHKF, encoded by the coding sequence TTGAGCTTTTCAAAGAAAATAAAAAATGGAAAGTTCATAATAACTGCTGAAGTTGCTCCGCCAAGAGGAATTGAATGGAAAACAGTTATTGAAAGCATAGAACCTTTAAAAGGAAAAGTTGACGCTTTCAATGTTACAGATAATCAACGTTCCATGGTTAGAATGTCCTCACTTGCAATGTCTAAACTTCTTCTTGATTCAGGATTTGAACCAATATTCCAGCTTACCTGTAGAGATAGAAACAGAATCGCTCTTCAATCAGAACTTTTGGGTGCAGCAGCATTAGGAATAAAAAATGTGTGCTTGATGACTGGAGACTTCACAACCCTTGGAGATCAGCCGGATGCAAAACCAGTATTTGATATCGATTCTATCCATCTTATCCAAACAGCTAAAAAGCTTGAAAGTGGAGTACTCTTAAACGGAAAAGAGTTAAAAGGAGTTCCAAATTTTACAGTTGGTGCTGTTTACAATCCATTTGCTGGTCCTAAAGTTTTACAGGTTTGGAAATTAAGGAAAAAAATAGAAGCAGGAGCAGAGTTTATTCAAACGCAGCCCGTTTACGATGTACGTGTAGCAAAAGATGTTCATGATTTAATAGAAAGCTTGGGAGCTATTCCTATAATAGGACTTCTCCCCATAAAAAGTTTAAAAATGGCAAACTTTATGAAAAAACTCAATCCTACTTCCATTCCTAACAGGCTAATTGAAGGACTTGAAAGGGCAAATAATCCAGCTCAGTATGGATGGGATTACGTTATAGATATTGCCCATGCGATTGCAGAATTTGGAAAGGGTATACACTTTATGTTAGTTGGGAAAACTGCTGAACTTGCAGCATTTATTGACTATTTAAGGAATAACAGTCCTTATAATCACAAGTTTTAG
- the uppS gene encoding polyprenyl diphosphate synthase has product MNIPVHVGIIMDGNGRWARKRGLPRVEGHREGAKVTEEIVIAASKLGIKYLSLYAFSTENWKRPKEEVNFLFHLMYEYVKNKLSLFLDNNVRFRAMGRLWELPDYLQEGFKEIEEKTLHCDGMVAVFAVNYGGRQEILDAVNRAIKAGEKEITEEILRKYLYIPELPNLDLLIRTSGELRISNFLIWHSAYTELWFTKTLWPDFTEEEFKKAIEDFKKRERRFGGIK; this is encoded by the coding sequence ATGAACATTCCTGTTCATGTTGGAATAATAATGGATGGAAACGGTCGCTGGGCAAGAAAAAGAGGTCTTCCTAGAGTGGAGGGACATAGAGAGGGAGCAAAAGTAACTGAAGAAATAGTCATTGCTGCAAGCAAACTAGGAATAAAATACCTTTCTTTATATGCCTTTTCGACTGAAAATTGGAAAAGACCAAAAGAAGAGGTGAATTTTCTTTTTCATCTTATGTATGAATACGTTAAGAATAAACTATCTCTTTTTCTTGATAATAACGTTCGTTTTAGAGCAATGGGAAGACTTTGGGAACTTCCTGATTATCTCCAGGAAGGTTTTAAAGAGATAGAAGAAAAAACTCTTCACTGCGATGGAATGGTTGCAGTTTTTGCAGTTAATTACGGTGGAAGACAGGAAATTCTTGATGCCGTTAATAGAGCAATAAAAGCAGGAGAAAAAGAAATTACTGAAGAAATTTTAAGAAAATACTTATACATACCTGAACTTCCTAATTTAGATCTTCTCATAAGAACAAGTGGAGAGCTAAGAATCTCAAACTTTCTTATATGGCACTCTGCTTATACAGAGCTCTGGTTCACTAAAACTTTGTGGCCTGATTTTACAGAAGAAGAATTTAAAAAAGCTATAGAAGACTTTAAGAAAAGAGAAAGACGATTTGGTGGTATCAAATGA
- a CDS encoding phosphatidate cytidylyltransferase — MKQRVIGAFFVILYAVFMIVSPYKFYVSLVYLLGVGMISELSNFTGLKDSKTPIVVIFSILFFVGIYISHLSFLLPTAAIIFLFGYFIIIEGKVPNKFLAITGFFVYLLIGVIAIGKLSKDYFVLLLSIVWSVDTFAYLVGKYFGKRKLISEISPKKTVEGAIGGAIGGVVVSLIIGKYLGIFEISLLTAFSLFVLTIISQIGDLVESYIKRVFGVKDSGTIIPGHGGLLDRLDSSIAVAPFLVVFGGLQ; from the coding sequence ATGAAACAAAGGGTAATTGGAGCTTTCTTTGTTATTCTCTATGCTGTTTTTATGATTGTTTCTCCTTACAAATTTTATGTTTCTCTTGTTTATCTTCTTGGTGTTGGAATGATTTCAGAGCTTTCTAATTTTACAGGACTTAAAGATAGTAAAACACCGATAGTAGTTATTTTTTCAATTCTTTTCTTTGTCGGTATCTATATTTCTCATCTTTCTTTTCTTCTACCTACAGCAGCAATCATTTTTCTATTCGGATACTTCATAATTATAGAAGGAAAGGTTCCTAATAAATTTTTAGCAATTACAGGCTTTTTTGTATATCTTCTTATTGGAGTGATAGCTATTGGTAAACTTTCAAAAGATTACTTTGTTCTTCTTCTAAGTATAGTCTGGTCTGTTGATACGTTTGCCTATCTTGTGGGAAAATACTTTGGTAAAAGAAAGCTAATTTCGGAAATAAGCCCGAAAAAAACAGTAGAAGGGGCAATAGGAGGAGCTATTGGAGGAGTAGTAGTTTCTCTGATAATCGGAAAATACTTGGGTATTTTTGAAATTTCATTACTTACAGCATTTTCTCTTTTTGTCTTAACGATAATTTCTCAAATTGGAGATCTTGTTGAAAGTTACATTAAGAGAGTTTTTGGAGTTAAAGATTCAGGTACTATAATACCTGGACATGGTGGTTTGCTCGATAGGCTTGATAGTAGTATTGCAGTTGCACCATTTTTAGTTGTTTTTGGGGGATTACAGTGA
- the hypE gene encoding hydrogenase expression/formation protein HypE, producing the protein MKVEIGHGSGGKLTRELIENLFLKYFSFPELTSLQDASYLEINSRKIAMTTDSYVVRPYFFPGGDIGKLSISGTINDLTVSGAVPEFISVGFILEEGLAFSDLEKIVKSMADTAKKAGIKIAAGDTKVVEKGKCDGLYVNTTGIGKVVKPLSPKFAKPGDLVIVTGFIGDHGIAISLAREEFEVETGVLSDCAPLNSLLVPLLDIEGLRWMRDPTRGGLATVLIEFSEISGLGVKLYEEKIPVREEVRFVCDMLGYDPLYLANEGKAVVIVDKKDAEVILEKLRSHALGKNAEIIGEVTDEINDVRLITSIGGERRLELLEEDPLPRIC; encoded by the coding sequence GTGAAAGTAGAAATAGGTCATGGAAGTGGAGGAAAGCTAACAAGAGAACTAATAGAAAATCTTTTTCTCAAATATTTTTCTTTTCCAGAATTAACATCTCTTCAAGACGCATCTTACTTAGAAATAAACAGCAGAAAAATAGCCATGACAACAGATTCTTATGTCGTTAGACCTTATTTCTTTCCGGGGGGAGATATCGGAAAGCTAAGCATATCAGGAACTATTAATGATTTAACAGTTAGCGGTGCAGTTCCAGAGTTTATTTCTGTTGGATTTATTCTTGAAGAAGGATTAGCTTTCTCTGATCTTGAAAAAATAGTTAAAAGCATGGCAGATACAGCAAAAAAAGCTGGAATAAAAATAGCTGCCGGAGATACAAAAGTTGTAGAAAAAGGAAAGTGTGATGGTCTTTACGTAAACACTACAGGTATAGGAAAAGTTGTTAAACCTCTTTCTCCAAAATTTGCAAAACCAGGAGACCTTGTAATTGTAACGGGATTTATAGGAGATCACGGAATAGCCATATCTCTTGCAAGGGAAGAATTTGAAGTAGAAACAGGTGTTTTAAGCGATTGTGCTCCATTAAACTCTCTTCTTGTACCTCTTTTAGATATTGAAGGTTTAAGATGGATGAGAGATCCTACAAGAGGTGGACTTGCCACAGTTTTGATAGAATTTTCTGAGATCTCTGGTTTAGGTGTAAAGCTTTATGAAGAAAAAATACCAGTAAGAGAAGAAGTTCGATTTGTTTGTGATATGTTAGGTTACGATCCTTTATATCTTGCAAATGAGGGAAAAGCAGTAGTTATCGTAGACAAAAAAGATGCTGAAGTTATCCTTGAGAAGCTAAGATCACATGCTCTTGGAAAAAATGCGGAAATAATTGGAGAAGTTACAGATGAAATAAATGATGTTCGTCTTATTACATCAATCGGAGGCGAAAGAAGATTGGAACTTCTTGAAGAAGATCCCCTTCCAAGGATTTGTTAA
- a CDS encoding ABC transporter permease: MVGHELLMVFFAYFFILAVVLFDIKSGIGIWKDIFVASILSIIQLVGIGFVLLFLLKFHSNVLNFFFVFLFFLNASLISLRRFDFKAYSKFNGFLIIFFSISLLSTISLFVFYLAGILHFKANSIIPISGLIAAAGMRSLSLSFSYYKTKLKDIEDIIVGMAAIGATDIEIFKFIFKELIQNVTVPIRDMLRSSGIVHIPGIMVGLLMAGVMPVKAAITQFAFLSATLFQFTFVPALALFLLIKIFGLKIEV; encoded by the coding sequence ATGGTAGGTCATGAACTGTTAATGGTTTTCTTTGCTTATTTTTTTATACTTGCAGTAGTTTTATTTGATATAAAAAGTGGTATTGGAATTTGGAAAGATATTTTCGTAGCTTCTATTTTATCAATAATCCAACTTGTAGGAATTGGATTTGTTTTACTTTTTCTTTTAAAATTTCATTCTAATGTTTTAAACTTTTTCTTTGTATTTTTGTTTTTCCTAAACGCTTCTCTCATATCTTTAAGGAGATTTGACTTTAAGGCTTACAGCAAATTTAATGGATTTTTAATCATATTTTTTTCTATATCTTTGCTCTCTACGATTTCTCTTTTTGTCTTCTACCTTGCTGGAATACTTCACTTTAAAGCAAACAGTATTATCCCTATTTCTGGTTTAATTGCTGCAGCGGGAATGAGAAGTCTTTCTCTTTCTTTTAGTTACTACAAAACAAAACTTAAAGATATAGAGGACATAATTGTAGGAATGGCAGCAATTGGAGCTACAGATATTGAAATATTCAAATTCATTTTCAAAGAACTAATTCAAAATGTAACAGTTCCTATTAGAGATATGCTGAGATCTTCAGGGATTGTTCATATTCCAGGAATAATGGTTGGACTTTTAATGGCAGGTGTGATGCCTGTTAAAGCTGCCATTACTCAGTTTGCTTTTCTTTCTGCAACGTTATTTCAATTTACATTTGTTCCAGCATTAGCTCTTTTCCTACTTATAAAAATATTTGGTTTGAAGATAGAGGTTTGA
- the hypD gene encoding hydrogenase formation protein HypD — protein MKEKIEKLIKTIHDVAPKDRKVKIMNVCGSHEHTITYSGMRSLMPETIELVPGPGCPVCVCSESDIVNAINLSKREDTILATYGDMLRVPTQIGSIRSSGGNYKMVSAPHEVLKIAKENPEKNVVFFSIGFETTTAPTAALIEMGLPKNVTVLTSQKLTPEIMEVLVKDSEVGVDAFVAPGHVSAIVGADAWKIFPKKYGIPTVVAGFEPENLLLAILKILLQIKEGKAELENVYRGVVKQEGNKKAQELMYKYFEKADVNWRGIGYIPKSGLEFRKEYDHINAKKVFNLPEIEEKKVAGCICDKIVLGKAYPTECKLFGKVCTPRSPKGPCMVSLEGACNIWYRFGK, from the coding sequence ATGAAAGAAAAAATAGAAAAACTTATTAAGACTATTCATGATGTAGCTCCTAAAGATAGAAAAGTCAAGATAATGAATGTTTGTGGTTCCCACGAACATACAATTACCTACAGCGGAATGCGATCTTTAATGCCTGAAACAATTGAGCTTGTGCCAGGTCCAGGTTGCCCTGTATGCGTTTGTTCTGAAAGCGATATAGTAAATGCTATAAACTTGTCAAAAAGAGAAGATACAATTCTTGCTACATATGGAGATATGCTTAGAGTTCCAACTCAGATAGGTTCTATTAGAAGTAGTGGTGGAAACTATAAAATGGTTTCTGCTCCTCATGAGGTCTTAAAGATCGCTAAGGAAAATCCTGAAAAAAATGTAGTCTTTTTTTCTATCGGATTTGAAACAACCACAGCTCCAACAGCAGCGCTAATAGAAATGGGACTTCCTAAAAATGTTACTGTCTTAACATCCCAAAAGCTTACTCCTGAAATTATGGAAGTTTTAGTAAAAGATTCAGAAGTTGGAGTTGATGCTTTCGTTGCACCTGGTCATGTTTCAGCAATTGTTGGTGCTGATGCGTGGAAGATTTTTCCAAAAAAATATGGAATTCCTACAGTAGTTGCAGGTTTTGAACCTGAGAATTTGCTTTTAGCAATTTTAAAGATATTGCTTCAAATAAAAGAAGGAAAAGCAGAATTAGAAAACGTCTATAGAGGAGTTGTAAAACAAGAAGGAAATAAAAAAGCTCAAGAACTCATGTATAAGTATTTTGAAAAAGCCGATGTAAATTGGAGAGGAATAGGTTACATTCCTAAATCGGGGCTTGAATTTAGAAAAGAATACGATCATATAAATGCTAAGAAAGTTTTTAATTTGCCAGAAATTGAAGAAAAGAAAGTTGCAGGGTGTATTTGCGATAAAATCGTTTTAGGAAAAGCTTATCCAACTGAATGCAAGCTTTTTGGAAAAGTATGTACTCCGAGAAGTCCAAAAGGTCCTTGTATGGTTTCATTGGAAGGTGCTTGTAACATCTGGTATAGATTTGGAAAATAA